The proteins below are encoded in one region of Thiohalorhabdus sp. Cl-TMA:
- the pabC gene encoding aminodeoxychorismate lyase codes for MSIPTNPSVLVNGRSVDPLEPAISVADRGFQYGDGLFETIAAREGRLLEGAAHLERLAEGARILCFPEPDTALLAAEAESLIAQQGAGERHVIKILLSRGPGGRGLLPPAEPEPTRAVMRLAWPGHPAEWGERGVRTISCATRQMSGDALDGRIKSMNQLNHIAARMEWSDPDIAEGLLRDHENRLIEGTVTNLFLVLEGTLLTPDLSGAGLPGITRRRVLELARAAGIPVREGVVRPQDLEEADEMFLTNSLVGIWPVRQHDARRLPRAPGPVTRQLSEALEATYA; via the coding sequence ATGAGCATACCCACCAACCCCTCCGTCCTGGTCAATGGGCGTTCCGTGGACCCGCTCGAGCCCGCCATTTCCGTGGCGGACCGAGGGTTCCAGTACGGGGACGGCCTTTTCGAAACCATCGCCGCCCGTGAGGGAAGGCTGCTGGAAGGTGCCGCCCATCTGGAGCGGTTGGCGGAAGGGGCCCGGATTCTGTGCTTCCCCGAGCCGGATACCGCCCTCTTGGCCGCTGAGGCGGAATCGCTCATTGCCCAGCAGGGTGCCGGGGAACGCCACGTGATCAAGATCCTTCTATCCCGGGGGCCCGGAGGCCGGGGCCTGCTTCCGCCCGCCGAGCCCGAGCCTACCCGGGCTGTCATGCGGCTTGCCTGGCCCGGCCATCCGGCGGAATGGGGGGAGCGCGGGGTGCGGACCATCTCCTGCGCAACGCGCCAGATGAGCGGGGATGCCCTGGACGGTCGCATCAAGAGCATGAACCAGCTCAATCACATCGCCGCGCGCATGGAATGGTCCGATCCGGATATCGCCGAAGGACTGCTCCGGGACCACGAGAACCGGTTGATCGAGGGCACCGTGACCAACCTGTTCCTGGTCCTGGAGGGCACGCTGCTGACCCCGGACCTTTCGGGTGCCGGCCTTCCCGGAATCACCCGCCGCCGCGTCCTCGAGCTTGCCCGGGCGGCCGGAATTCCCGTGCGCGAAGGGGTGGTCCGGCCCCAAGATCTGGAGGAAGCCGACGAGATGTTCCTGACCAACTCGCTTGTCGGCATCTGGCCGGTCCGCCAGCACGATGCCCGCCGGCTTCCCCGGGCCCCCGGCCCCGTAACCAGGCAGCTGAGCGAGGCCCTGGAGGCGACCTATGCGTAA